In Reichenbachiella agarivorans, one genomic interval encodes:
- a CDS encoding glycosyltransferase family protein, with the protein MKQPIPILVFIYNSYRDPLFQNLLLRYIKTLSENGCYRFDLITFEQPEYALTAEETQQEKKELEDYNIYWHPRKFHTGRFLLIKKAIDVITTFFLVFSIKLKYKTQYIFAFANVAAAISVIFTRLLNLKLVIYSYEPHSDFMVELGLWQKSSWNYLILNSLEKMAARHASDIMTGTIHMVEKLKAEGIKAKVYRAPTAVDSGTFYFKPEARYELRKSLDVHDKTVYIYPGKLGGLYYEREIINLFAALYAHDDHAFFLIATNYDHDKIVTWMKEENIPQSAYHLRPFIPSSQMPDYLSAADMGIVAIPPTPSQKFRSPTKVAEYLLCGLPYIVCKGISEDDTIAKEHKVGIVLNQYSKNNAVSDMTRISALLLVDKSVMQQRCINIGLTYRSYQNIINVLYNIFV; encoded by the coding sequence ATGAAACAACCTATCCCTATATTGGTATTCATCTACAACAGCTACAGGGACCCCTTGTTTCAAAACCTGCTATTGCGCTACATCAAAACCTTGAGCGAAAACGGCTGTTACAGGTTTGACCTAATCACTTTCGAACAGCCCGAATATGCACTGACTGCCGAAGAAACACAACAAGAAAAGAAAGAACTAGAGGATTACAACATCTACTGGCACCCTAGGAAATTCCACACGGGACGATTTCTACTGATCAAAAAGGCCATTGACGTGATTACTACTTTCTTTCTTGTGTTCAGTATAAAGTTAAAATACAAGACTCAATACATTTTTGCATTTGCCAATGTGGCAGCAGCCATTTCAGTAATATTCACTCGTTTGCTCAATCTCAAACTGGTGATCTATAGTTATGAACCTCATAGTGATTTCATGGTCGAACTCGGACTATGGCAAAAGAGTAGTTGGAACTATCTAATCCTCAATAGTTTAGAAAAAATGGCTGCTCGACATGCCAGCGACATCATGACAGGCACTATTCACATGGTCGAAAAATTGAAAGCTGAAGGGATAAAAGCCAAAGTATATCGCGCTCCCACCGCTGTAGATTCTGGGACTTTTTATTTCAAGCCCGAAGCAAGGTACGAATTGAGAAAATCCCTAGACGTACATGACAAGACTGTATATATATACCCAGGCAAACTAGGCGGCCTCTATTATGAAAGGGAAATCATCAACCTATTCGCAGCACTCTATGCTCATGACGACCATGCCTTCTTTTTGATAGCGACAAACTACGATCATGACAAGATTGTCACATGGATGAAAGAAGAAAACATTCCTCAAAGTGCTTATCATTTGAGACCGTTTATTCCGTCCAGCCAAATGCCCGACTATCTCAGCGCAGCTGATATGGGCATAGTGGCAATCCCACCTACTCCCTCCCAAAAATTTAGGTCTCCCACAAAAGTCGCCGAATACTTGCTTTGCGGGTTGCCATACATTGTTTGCAAGGGTATCTCAGAAGACGATACAATAGCAAAAGAACACAAAGTTGGTATAGTTTTAAATCAATATTCTAAAAACAATGCGGTATCTGACATGACAAGAATATCTGCATTGTTACTGGTAGATAAATCCGTGATGCAACAAAGGTGTATCAACATTGGGTTGACATATAGATCGTATCAAAATATTATCAATGTACTTTATAATATCTTTGTATGA